A stretch of the bacterium genome encodes the following:
- a CDS encoding PorV/PorQ family protein: MKKHFVHILVLLILPMTVLGIERVGTTSFQFLKIPVGVRGIGMGNAFVAGAVDASAVYWNPAGLGWATKKEVMLTHINMPADINYDNIALVLPISTTLGSFGLNIGVLHMDDLLVRTPSRPEGTGELITASDIAVGLSYSRQVSNRFTFGVQARYIREELASFVSSGVSFDAGLQYQTDFRSLRLGMVIQNFGADTNFDGGFLDYRTASTTGGQPRRQDFDSAPLPITFKTGVMADLESMVGVDLGESLKGNLAAQFEHPADNQERLNGGLELTFSERFSLRGGYNYNYDTDGFTLGFGVNVPFSAEKNLLRVDYAYADLGNLTDTSSFMNQPHRFSLSFQF; encoded by the coding sequence ATGAAAAAACACTTTGTACATATTCTCGTGTTGCTCATCCTGCCGATGACCGTGCTGGGAATCGAGCGGGTGGGCACCACCTCCTTTCAGTTTTTGAAGATCCCGGTGGGCGTGCGCGGCATCGGCATGGGCAACGCCTTTGTCGCGGGCGCGGTTGATGCCTCGGCGGTCTACTGGAATCCCGCCGGCCTGGGTTGGGCCACCAAGAAGGAAGTCATGCTCACCCACATCAACATGCCGGCCGACATCAACTATGACAATATTGCGTTGGTCCTGCCCATTTCCACCACCCTGGGCTCGTTCGGGTTGAATATCGGTGTGTTGCATATGGACGATTTGCTCGTGCGCACGCCCTCCCGGCCGGAGGGCACCGGCGAGTTGATCACGGCTTCCGACATCGCGGTGGGCTTGTCCTACTCGCGCCAGGTGAGCAACCGCTTCACCTTCGGCGTGCAGGCGCGCTACATCCGCGAGGAACTCGCCAGCTTCGTCTCCAGCGGCGTGAGCTTCGATGCCGGCCTGCAGTATCAAACCGATTTCCGTTCGCTGCGCCTGGGCATGGTGATCCAAAACTTCGGCGCCGACACCAACTTTGACGGCGGCTTCCTGGACTATCGCACCGCCAGCACCACCGGCGGCCAGCCGCGCCGCCAGGATTTCGACTCCGCCCCCCTGCCGATCACGTTCAAGACCGGCGTGATGGCGGATCTGGAATCGATGGTGGGTGTGGATTTGGGAGAAAGCCTCAAAGGCAACCTCGCCGCCCAGTTCGAGCATCCGGCGGACAACCAGGAACGCCTGAACGGCGGCCTGGAGCTGACCTTCAGCGAGCGCTTCTCGCTGCGGGGCGGCTACAACTACAACTATGATACCGACGGCTTCACGCTGGGCTTTGGCGTCAACGTACCGTTCAGCGCGGAGAAGAATCTGCTGCGCGTGGATTATGCCTACGCCGATCTCGGCAATCTCACGGACACCAGTTCCTTCATGAATCAGCCGCATCGGTTTTCGCTGTCGTTTCAGTTTTGA
- a CDS encoding TonB-dependent receptor translates to MKHARLRSVMVILTMLLVGAAAVFAGTTGKIAGKVIDRETGFPLPSATVILVGTTLGAATDINGEYFILNVPPGVYDVRASIIGYTAVVDKGVRVSVDLTTTKDFALSSETLQLGDVVEVIAERPLIQKDVTASSKVSTSDQIQSLPITTVNDAVALSAGTQGQGNNLHIRGGRAGEAAYLVDGVSIEDPQTRTIGLTVGRSALSELQIISGGFNAEYGNAQSGIILLNTQEAKREYSGHVFMQTDRIGDSGIGESGQNFDWLEASIGGPEPITTNLLPQLGLKIPGYMTLFLQGETRMDDRANYHPEAISRLNANSAIKESPKLNTSDALRNETLFGSLFGVGGNRESVRNNWESKLLWQMAPNKKLTFGFRGNSDKTHPWTFRFGRDVRDVVAESHRLGISDLVDQDNDGTRDEELLDGLDNDGDGRIDEDTNLAPNYYLGDFAWGIDNDNDGRTDEEALNDIDDDGDGRVDEDLQPYDWKGYDHNWRNEFRANQFSMNWTHTLNPRTFYEVKVGRFYTFSGSLPKLGQDGRSRSSFEELDAWVAEYDRIVALYGQARVPEFMEPYRGFGTPAERFTDLNSNGNYDAGEPFQDYDGDGLYDLNNDPDRRNANQTWFLEGATHPFRGQNINGGYWANDRSGFNKRSSTTYSLKFDLTSQVTKNHQIKTGFEANYFELKNRSRQLLGPYDGRGLFGNAYSVFPNWQAGYIQDKMEFSSAIVNLGMRFERFDQGEQVAEQDTSVGVPRFDTPTTKWSVLPRVGFSFPVTDRDMFYFSYGHFFQRPQLTNVFNQVNQRIDSPNSIVGNPNLKPEQTIQYEFGIRRQFGLNTLFSVTGFFKDIDNLLQIRKEFDVAGNAFFTYQNDTYGTVKGLELSLQQRAGRFFSGDATYTFQVAKATHSDPRDTYDTLDIIDGVEFPADWDQRHRVVLNLDFHYGAGEGPKLGNLPLLENWNVNFLAQYGTGMPYTPQTLTGSNLVPLTNSKRYPEIFNVDMRMRRFFNLTSGVRAGLIFEVQNLFNRLNPIGPDEGGIVDAYRDLIGFSNAGTSRTRNYGGFANAAPNPAAWQNGRIIRVGFTTEF, encoded by the coding sequence ATGAAACATGCGCGTTTACGTAGTGTCATGGTCATTTTGACTATGCTTCTGGTGGGCGCCGCCGCAGTATTTGCCGGCACTACTGGAAAAATTGCTGGCAAGGTAATCGACCGAGAGACGGGTTTCCCGTTGCCCTCGGCGACCGTGATCCTGGTCGGCACCACCCTGGGTGCGGCCACTGACATCAACGGCGAGTATTTCATTCTGAATGTTCCGCCGGGCGTTTATGATGTCAGAGCTTCGATCATTGGTTACACCGCGGTTGTGGATAAAGGGGTGCGGGTCTCGGTGGACTTGACGACCACCAAGGATTTCGCGCTGTCCTCCGAAACCTTGCAACTGGGCGACGTCGTCGAAGTCATCGCCGAACGGCCTTTGATCCAAAAGGACGTCACGGCCTCTTCCAAGGTTTCCACCAGCGATCAAATTCAGTCGCTGCCGATCACCACCGTGAATGATGCGGTGGCGCTGAGCGCCGGCACGCAGGGCCAGGGCAACAACCTGCACATTCGCGGCGGCCGCGCCGGTGAAGCCGCCTACCTGGTCGACGGCGTGAGCATCGAAGATCCGCAAACCCGCACCATCGGCTTGACCGTCGGCCGCTCCGCGTTGAGCGAGCTGCAGATCATCTCCGGCGGTTTCAATGCGGAATACGGCAATGCGCAGTCGGGCATCATCCTGCTCAACACGCAAGAGGCGAAACGCGAATATTCCGGCCACGTTTTCATGCAGACCGACCGCATCGGCGACAGTGGCATTGGCGAAAGCGGGCAGAACTTCGACTGGCTGGAAGCCAGCATCGGCGGTCCGGAACCCATCACCACCAACCTGCTGCCGCAACTCGGCCTCAAGATCCCCGGCTACATGACGCTGTTCCTGCAGGGCGAAACCCGCATGGATGATCGTGCCAATTACCATCCCGAGGCCATTTCACGCCTCAATGCCAATTCGGCCATCAAGGAATCCCCCAAGCTCAACACCTCGGACGCGCTGCGCAATGAAACCTTGTTTGGCAGCCTCTTTGGCGTGGGCGGCAACCGGGAATCCGTGCGCAACAACTGGGAATCCAAGCTGCTCTGGCAAATGGCGCCCAACAAGAAGTTGACCTTCGGCTTCCGCGGCAACTCCGACAAAACCCATCCGTGGACCTTCCGCTTTGGCCGCGACGTGCGTGACGTCGTGGCGGAAAGCCATCGCCTAGGCATCAGCGACTTGGTGGACCAGGACAACGACGGCACTCGCGATGAAGAACTGCTCGACGGCCTCGACAACGATGGCGACGGCCGCATCGACGAGGACACCAATCTTGCCCCCAACTATTACCTGGGTGACTTTGCCTGGGGCATTGACAACGATAACGACGGCCGCACCGACGAAGAAGCGCTCAATGACATCGATGACGATGGTGACGGCCGCGTCGACGAAGACCTGCAGCCCTATGATTGGAAGGGCTACGACCACAACTGGCGCAACGAGTTCCGCGCCAACCAGTTCAGCATGAACTGGACACACACGCTCAATCCCAGGACCTTCTACGAAGTGAAAGTCGGCCGCTTCTACACCTTCTCCGGCTCACTGCCGAAACTCGGGCAGGACGGCCGCTCGCGTTCCAGCTTCGAAGAGTTGGATGCCTGGGTGGCGGAATATGATCGCATCGTGGCGCTCTATGGCCAGGCTCGCGTGCCGGAGTTCATGGAACCTTATCGCGGCTTCGGCACCCCGGCGGAACGCTTCACCGACTTGAACAGCAACGGCAACTATGACGCCGGCGAACCGTTCCAGGACTACGACGGCGACGGCCTCTATGATTTGAACAACGACCCCGACCGCCGCAATGCCAATCAAACCTGGTTCCTGGAAGGCGCCACTCATCCCTTCCGCGGCCAGAATATCAACGGCGGTTATTGGGCGAATGATCGCTCCGGCTTCAACAAACGTTCCTCGACCACCTACTCCTTGAAGTTCGATCTCACCAGTCAGGTCACCAAGAATCACCAGATCAAGACCGGCTTCGAGGCCAACTATTTCGAGCTGAAGAACCGGAGCCGGCAGTTGCTCGGACCCTATGACGGCCGCGGCCTGTTCGGCAATGCCTACTCCGTCTTCCCCAATTGGCAGGCGGGCTACATTCAAGACAAGATGGAGTTCAGCTCGGCCATCGTGAACCTGGGCATGCGCTTCGAGCGCTTTGACCAGGGCGAGCAAGTGGCGGAGCAGGATACTTCGGTGGGCGTGCCGCGTTTCGATACGCCGACCACCAAGTGGAGCGTGCTGCCGCGTGTCGGCTTCTCCTTCCCGGTGACTGACCGCGACATGTTCTACTTCAGCTATGGCCATTTCTTCCAGCGGCCGCAGTTGACCAACGTGTTCAACCAGGTCAACCAGCGCATCGACAGCCCGAACTCCATCGTCGGCAATCCCAACCTCAAGCCCGAGCAGACGATTCAGTATGAGTTCGGCATTCGCCGACAGTTCGGCTTGAACACCCTGTTCTCGGTCACCGGCTTCTTCAAAGACATCGATAACCTGCTGCAGATCCGGAAGGAGTTCGACGTAGCCGGCAACGCCTTTTTCACCTATCAGAACGACACCTACGGCACGGTGAAGGGCCTGGAGCTGTCGCTGCAGCAACGCGCCGGCCGGTTCTTCTCGGGCGACGCCACCTACACCTTTCAAGTGGCGAAGGCGACGCACTCCGATCCACGCGACACCTATGACACGCTCGACATCATCGACGGCGTGGAATTCCCGGCGGATTGGGATCAGCGCCATCGCGTGGTGCTCAACCTCGATTTCCACTACGGCGCGGGCGAAGGCCCGAAGCTGGGCAACCTCCCGCTGCTGGAGAACTGGAACGTGAATTTCCTGGCGCAATACGGCACGGGCATGCCCTACACGCCGCAGACGCTGACCGGTTCCAATCTGGTTCCGCTCACCAACTCCAAGCGCTATCCCGAAATCTTCAACGTCGATATGCGCATGCGCCGGTTCTTCAACTTGACCTCCGGTGTGCGCGCCGGCCTCATCTTCGAAGTGCAGAACCTGTTCAACCGTCTCAATCCGATTGGGCCGGATGAGGGTGGCATCGTGGATGCCTACCGCGACCTGATCGGTTTCTCCAATGCCGGCACGTCGCGCACGCGCAACTATGGCGGGTTTGCGAATGCGGCGCCGAATCCGGCGGCATGGCAGAACGGCCGCATCATTCGCGTCGGTTTCACCACCGAGTTCTAA